In a genomic window of Streptomyces koelreuteriae:
- the ehuB gene encoding ectoine/hydroxyectoine ABC transporter substrate-binding protein EhuB, with translation MAPPQRSPLRIPDPITRTVSGAVSGPTRRSLLAGVAALGALGAAGCSRVATASDVEGGDLLERLRAAGVVRLGIAGEIPFGFIDKNGELTGEAPELAKVIFKRLGVDRVQPVPTEFGSLIPGLNSQQFDVVAAGMYVNPERCEQVIFSDPDYQMLDAFIVRKGNPKGLHSYKDVVAKKAKFATGTGYAEIQYAVEAGYKESDILIVPDQVAGLNAVEAGRVDVFAGTALTAREVVKKSAKAESTKPFTPIVGGKPHVDGGAFAFRPTETNLRDAFNVELRKLKKSGELFRILRPFGFTKAEMTDLTAKELCGG, from the coding sequence ATGGCTCCACCACAGAGAAGCCCCCTCAGAATTCCGGACCCCATAACCCGGACCGTGTCCGGGGCCGTGTCCGGTCCCACACGCCGATCGCTGCTCGCGGGGGTGGCGGCGCTCGGCGCGCTGGGTGCCGCCGGATGCAGCCGGGTCGCCACCGCCTCGGACGTCGAGGGCGGTGACCTCCTCGAACGGCTTCGGGCGGCGGGCGTCGTCCGCCTCGGCATCGCCGGCGAGATCCCGTTCGGGTTCATCGACAAGAACGGCGAGCTGACCGGTGAGGCACCGGAGCTGGCCAAGGTGATCTTCAAGCGTCTCGGCGTCGACCGGGTGCAGCCCGTGCCGACCGAGTTCGGCTCGCTCATCCCGGGCCTGAACTCCCAGCAGTTCGACGTCGTCGCGGCCGGGATGTACGTCAACCCCGAGCGCTGCGAGCAGGTCATCTTCTCCGACCCGGACTACCAGATGCTCGACGCGTTCATCGTGCGCAAGGGCAACCCGAAGGGGCTGCACAGCTACAAGGACGTCGTCGCGAAGAAGGCGAAGTTCGCCACCGGGACCGGCTACGCCGAGATCCAGTACGCCGTCGAGGCGGGGTACAAGGAGAGCGACATCCTCATCGTCCCGGACCAGGTCGCGGGCCTGAACGCGGTCGAGGCGGGACGCGTGGACGTGTTCGCCGGTACGGCGCTCACCGCCCGCGAGGTGGTGAAGAAGTCCGCCAAGGCGGAGTCGACCAAGCCCTTCACGCCGATCGTGGGCGGCAAGCCGCACGTGGACGGGGGCGCCTTCGCGTTCCGGCCGACCGAGACGAATCTGCGGGACGCCTTCAACGTGGAGCTGCGCAAGCTCAAGAAGAGCGGGGAGCTGTTCCGCATCCTGCGGCCCTTCGGTTTCACGAAGGCCGAGATGACGGATCTGACCGCGAAGGAGCTGTGCGGCGGATGA
- a CDS encoding putative bifunctional diguanylate cyclase/phosphodiesterase, protein MRERAVSGTSEGPTPAADLDRPVVTESEIDTPPCTEHPRTEHPGTGHLSQSPYRSVFTAAPLAMAVVDREGTVVSANDSLAALLGTAPDELAGAVAADLVDLTSDARTWHTYREVLRGRQSRLRCTRRLKHPDGHSLWVQVTVAPLPAEDRGVLLSVADISSRRELQARLRHLQMHDAVTRLPNRTLFFERLSAALEAESYEQSGTGRIGLCYLDLDGFKAINDTLGHRVGDRLLAAVAERLRRCADETGFARTSTPLVARLGGDEFALLVEDSTGTEQLAELAEAVLRAIQDPFDISGQRLSVSASIGVVERHAAGTTPTALVQAADTTLYWAKADGKARWTLFDPERNAHRMTRQALASTLRPAIDRGEFRLEYQPLVGMEDDRLHGVEALIRWNHPQFGVLTPNRFIGLAEEDGSIVPLGRWVLRTACRQARRWQREHPDEPPIFVSVNVAVRQVWDSDLVADVAETLAETGLAPHLLQLELTESAVMGSGGRPLQALKALSDMGVRIAIDDFGTGYSNLAYLSRLPVSVLKLDGSFVRGFQYDDRDTAARPNPADEVVVEAMIQLAHRLGLTVTAECVETSAQAVRLRRIGCDTGQGWLYSRPVSPDRISELLGTPDVQAGVGNP, encoded by the coding sequence ATGCGGGAGCGAGCGGTGAGCGGAACCTCCGAAGGGCCCACACCCGCGGCAGACCTCGACCGGCCGGTCGTCACAGAGAGTGAGATCGATACGCCCCCCTGTACCGAGCACCCCCGTACCGAACACCCGGGTACCGGGCACCTGTCGCAGTCGCCCTATCGCTCCGTCTTCACGGCCGCCCCGCTCGCCATGGCCGTCGTGGACCGCGAGGGCACGGTCGTCAGCGCCAACGACTCACTCGCCGCGCTGCTCGGCACCGCCCCGGACGAACTCGCCGGGGCCGTCGCCGCCGATCTGGTCGACCTCACCTCCGACGCCCGCACCTGGCACACCTACCGCGAGGTGCTGCGCGGCCGGCAGTCCCGGCTGCGCTGCACCCGTCGCCTGAAGCACCCCGACGGGCACTCGCTGTGGGTGCAGGTGACGGTCGCCCCGCTGCCCGCCGAGGACCGGGGCGTACTGCTGTCGGTCGCCGACATCAGCTCCCGCCGGGAACTCCAGGCCCGGCTGCGGCACTTGCAGATGCACGACGCGGTGACCCGGCTGCCCAACCGCACCCTGTTCTTCGAACGCCTGTCGGCCGCACTGGAGGCCGAGTCGTACGAGCAGAGCGGCACGGGCCGGATCGGGCTGTGCTATCTGGACCTGGACGGCTTCAAGGCCATCAACGACACCCTCGGCCACCGGGTCGGCGACCGGCTGCTGGCCGCCGTCGCCGAGCGGCTGAGGCGCTGCGCGGACGAGACCGGCTTCGCCCGCACCAGCACCCCGCTGGTGGCCCGGCTCGGCGGCGACGAGTTCGCGCTGCTCGTCGAGGACTCCACCGGCACCGAACAACTGGCCGAGCTGGCCGAAGCCGTGCTGCGGGCTATCCAGGACCCCTTCGACATCTCCGGCCAGCGGCTGTCGGTGTCGGCGTCGATCGGGGTGGTGGAGCGGCACGCGGCCGGGACGACCCCGACCGCCCTGGTGCAGGCGGCGGACACGACGCTGTACTGGGCGAAGGCCGACGGCAAGGCCCGCTGGACACTGTTCGACCCGGAGCGCAACGCCCATCGCATGACCCGCCAGGCCCTCGCCTCCACGCTCCGGCCCGCCATCGACCGGGGCGAGTTCCGGCTGGAGTACCAGCCGCTGGTCGGCATGGAGGACGACCGGCTGCACGGGGTCGAGGCGCTCATCCGCTGGAATCATCCTCAGTTCGGCGTACTGACGCCGAATCGGTTCATCGGACTGGCCGAGGAGGACGGCTCGATCGTTCCGCTGGGCCGCTGGGTGCTGCGTACGGCCTGCCGGCAGGCCCGGCGCTGGCAGCGGGAGCATCCCGACGAGCCGCCGATCTTCGTCAGCGTCAATGTGGCGGTCCGCCAGGTCTGGGACTCGGACCTGGTGGCCGACGTGGCGGAGACCCTGGCCGAGACGGGCCTCGCGCCGCATCTGCTCCAGCTGGAGCTGACCGAGTCGGCGGTGATGGGCTCGGGCGGCCGGCCGTTGCAGGCCCTGAAGGCGCTCAGCGACATGGGTGTGCGCATCGCCATCGACGACTTCGGCACGGGCTACTCGAACCTCGCGTATCTGAGCCGGCTGCCGGTGTCGGTGCTGAAGCTGGACGGTTCCTTCGTACGGGGATTCCAGTACGACGACCGGGACACGGCGGCCCGCCCCAACCCCGCCGACGAGGTGGTGGTCGAGGCGATGATCCAGCTCGCGCACCGGCTCGGGCTGACCGTGACGGCCGAGTGCGTGGAGACCTCGGCCCAGGCGGTCCGGCTGCGGCGCATCGGCTGCGACACCGGACAGGGCTGGCTGTACTCCCGCCCGGTGTCACCGGACCGTATCTCCGAGCTGCTGGGCACGCCGGACGTTCAGGCGGGCGTCGGCAACCCGTAG
- the ehuD gene encoding ectoine/hydroxyectoine ABC transporter permease subunit EhuD: MNWDWSAVSDFMPDFWEGLLVTLQILLFGSLISFALGLAWALLMRVPSRWVTWPVGAVTEFVRNTPLLVQLFFLFYVLPEWGLTFSALTTGVFAIGLHYSTYTMQVYRAGIEAVPVGQWEAATALNLPLRRTWTAVILPQAVRRVVPALGNYVIAMLKDTPMLMAITVLEMLGHARLFSQEHFQFTEPLTVIGVAFIVISYLASLALRALERRLAH; this comes from the coding sequence ATGAACTGGGACTGGAGCGCGGTCTCCGACTTCATGCCGGACTTCTGGGAGGGCCTGCTGGTCACCCTGCAGATCCTGCTGTTCGGCTCGCTGATCTCCTTCGCGCTGGGCCTGGCGTGGGCGCTGCTGATGCGGGTGCCCTCGCGCTGGGTGACCTGGCCGGTCGGGGCGGTCACGGAGTTCGTCCGCAACACCCCGCTGCTGGTGCAGCTGTTCTTCCTCTTCTACGTGCTGCCGGAGTGGGGCCTGACCTTCTCGGCGCTGACCACCGGTGTCTTCGCGATCGGGCTGCACTACTCGACGTACACGATGCAGGTCTACCGGGCCGGTATCGAGGCCGTGCCGGTCGGCCAGTGGGAGGCGGCGACGGCGCTGAACCTGCCGCTGCGACGGACGTGGACCGCGGTGATCCTGCCGCAGGCGGTGCGCCGGGTCGTCCCCGCGCTCGGCAACTACGTCATCGCGATGCTCAAGGACACGCCGATGCTGATGGCGATCACCGTCCTGGAGATGCTCGGCCACGCGCGCCTGTTCTCTCAGGAGCACTTCCAGTTCACCGAGCCCCTCACGGTCATCGGCGTGGCCTTCATCGTCATTTCCTACCTGGCCTCCCTTGCCCTGCGAGCCCTGGAGCGACGCCTTGCCCACTGA
- a CDS encoding maleate cis-trans isomerase family protein, which produces MTALGFLYPGHSAEDDYPRIEQLLGSDIRVDLVHTDIGEDAHRVDALLEMGSAGRLAAGVQELRHAGAEAVVWACTSGSFVYGWDGAQEQVRSLAQTAGMPASSTSFAFAHAVKELGARRVAIGATYPDDVAQLFAGFLRSDGVEVVSVNSSGIITAAEVGTWGEAELLALARNSDHPDAEALLLPDTALHTAAHIQALEKELGKPILTANQVTVWECLRLADRRVNAPELGALFTREPIIQA; this is translated from the coding sequence ATGACAGCACTGGGATTTCTCTACCCGGGCCACTCGGCCGAGGACGACTATCCGCGCATCGAGCAGTTGCTGGGCAGCGACATCCGGGTGGACCTGGTGCACACCGATATCGGTGAGGACGCGCACCGGGTCGACGCGCTGCTGGAGATGGGCTCCGCGGGCCGGCTGGCGGCGGGCGTCCAGGAGCTGCGGCACGCGGGCGCCGAGGCCGTCGTGTGGGCCTGCACGAGCGGCAGCTTCGTCTACGGCTGGGACGGCGCGCAGGAGCAGGTCCGTTCCCTGGCGCAGACGGCCGGCATGCCCGCCTCCTCGACGTCCTTCGCCTTCGCGCACGCGGTGAAGGAGCTGGGGGCGCGGCGGGTCGCGATCGGCGCGACGTACCCGGACGACGTCGCCCAGCTCTTCGCGGGGTTCCTCCGCTCGGACGGCGTCGAGGTCGTGTCGGTCAACAGCTCCGGCATCATCACGGCCGCCGAGGTCGGCACCTGGGGCGAGGCCGAACTCCTCGCCCTGGCTCGGAACTCCGACCACCCCGACGCCGAGGCCCTCCTGCTCCCGGACACGGCCCTGCACACGGCCGCGCACATCCAGGCCCTGGAGAAGGAACTCGGCAAGCCGATCCTCACCGCCAACCAGGTCACGGTCTGGGAGTGCCTCCGCCTGGCCGACCGCCGCGTGAACGCCCCGGAACTGGGCGCGCTGTTCACGAGGGAGCCGATCATCCAGGCGTGA
- a CDS encoding LLM class flavin-dependent oxidoreductase, with protein MAADETRGDEIRGAAQGGAPVPLSVLDLVTVGAGRTASDALRTSVELARLAEARGFHRYWVAEHHSMPGVASSSPAVILAHLAAHTDRIRLGSGGVMLPNHAPLVIAEQFGTLEAMAPGRIDLGLGRAPGTDGATAAALRRTDRLNEGADDFPEQLAELTRFLDDDFPDGHRYRRIHAVPGPIQATSPGGVQSPHRPPLWLLGSSGFSARLAGVLGLPFAFAHHFSAQNTLPALDLYRESFQPSAVLDEPYALIGVSALAADEEKEARRQVLAAALSMVRLRTGRPGLVPSPEEAAAYEFSPMERDFVDSWNANVIHGTPDEVRSGLDDLAKRTGADELMITANAHGGDVRVRSYELIAGAYGLPTPA; from the coding sequence GTGGCGGCAGACGAGACACGCGGCGACGAGATACGCGGCGCGGCGCAGGGCGGCGCTCCCGTTCCCCTCTCCGTACTGGACCTGGTCACCGTGGGGGCCGGCCGTACCGCCTCCGACGCGCTGCGCACCAGCGTCGAACTGGCCCGGCTCGCGGAGGCCCGCGGGTTCCACCGCTACTGGGTCGCCGAGCACCACTCCATGCCGGGTGTGGCCTCGTCGTCCCCGGCCGTGATCCTGGCCCACCTCGCCGCCCACACCGACCGCATCCGGCTCGGCTCGGGCGGCGTGATGCTGCCCAACCACGCCCCGCTCGTGATCGCCGAGCAGTTCGGCACGCTGGAGGCCATGGCCCCGGGCCGGATCGACCTCGGCCTCGGCCGCGCCCCCGGCACGGACGGTGCCACGGCCGCCGCCCTGCGCCGCACGGACCGGCTGAACGAGGGCGCCGACGATTTCCCGGAGCAGCTCGCCGAGCTGACCCGCTTCCTCGACGACGACTTCCCCGACGGGCATCGCTACCGCCGTATCCACGCCGTACCGGGTCCGATCCAGGCCACGTCCCCCGGCGGCGTGCAGTCCCCGCACCGGCCGCCGCTCTGGCTGCTCGGCTCCTCCGGCTTCAGCGCCCGCCTCGCCGGTGTCCTCGGACTGCCCTTCGCCTTCGCGCACCATTTCTCGGCGCAGAACACCCTCCCCGCCCTGGACCTGTACCGGGAGTCCTTCCAGCCGTCGGCCGTGCTCGATGAGCCGTACGCCCTCATCGGCGTCTCCGCCCTCGCCGCCGACGAGGAGAAGGAGGCCCGCCGCCAGGTGCTGGCCGCGGCCCTCAGCATGGTCCGGCTGCGCACCGGCCGCCCCGGCCTCGTGCCCAGCCCCGAGGAGGCGGCGGCCTACGAGTTCAGCCCCATGGAGCGCGACTTCGTCGACTCCTGGAACGCCAACGTCATCCACGGCACCCCGGACGAGGTCCGCTCCGGCCTCGACGACCTCGCCAAGCGCACCGGCGCCGACGAGCTGATGATCACGGCCAACGCGCACGGCGGTGACGTCCGCGTGCGCTCCTACGAACTCATCGCCGGCGCCTACGGGTTGCCGACGCCCGCCTGA
- a CDS encoding D-2-hydroxyacid dehydrogenase produces MPTPTLLVLDAEPLPRLGRLTGRARIEHTDAAGLAALLPRADALLVWDFTSRAVRDAWPGEGPRPRWVHTASAGVDHLMCPELAASDTVVTNARGIFDQPIAEYVAALVLAMAKDLPRTLELQRERTWRHRESHKVAGGKAVVVGSGPIGRAIERMLKALGLTTALVGRAPRSGVHGPEDLDRLLARADWVIAAAPLTEQTHGMFDARRFGVMQPSARFINIGRGQLVVEDALADALTKHGIAGAALDVFEAEPLTPESPLWQLPGLIVSPHMSGDIIGWRDELGAQFVDLYELWASGEPLKNVVDKQRGYVPGH; encoded by the coding sequence ATGCCCACTCCCACCCTCCTCGTCCTGGACGCCGAACCCCTTCCTCGCCTCGGCCGCCTCACCGGACGCGCCCGGATCGAACACACCGACGCGGCGGGGCTCGCCGCGCTTCTGCCGCGCGCGGACGCGTTGCTGGTGTGGGACTTCACCTCGCGCGCCGTGCGGGACGCCTGGCCGGGCGAGGGGCCGCGGCCACGCTGGGTGCATACGGCGAGCGCCGGCGTGGACCATCTGATGTGTCCGGAACTCGCCGCCTCCGACACGGTGGTGACGAACGCGCGCGGGATCTTCGACCAGCCGATCGCCGAGTACGTCGCCGCGCTCGTCCTGGCGATGGCGAAGGATCTTCCGCGCACGCTGGAGCTGCAGCGGGAGCGGACCTGGCGGCACCGCGAGTCGCACAAGGTCGCAGGCGGCAAGGCCGTCGTGGTGGGCTCCGGGCCGATCGGCCGGGCGATCGAGCGCATGCTGAAGGCGCTGGGCCTCACGACCGCGCTCGTGGGCCGCGCCCCCCGCAGCGGCGTGCACGGCCCGGAGGACCTGGACCGGCTGCTGGCGCGCGCCGACTGGGTGATCGCGGCGGCGCCGCTCACCGAGCAGACGCACGGCATGTTCGACGCCCGCCGCTTCGGCGTGATGCAGCCCTCCGCCCGGTTCATCAACATCGGCCGGGGCCAGCTGGTCGTCGAGGACGCCCTCGCCGACGCCCTCACCAAGCACGGGATCGCGGGCGCCGCACTGGACGTCTTCGAGGCCGAACCCCTGACCCCCGAGAGCCCTTTGTGGCAGCTCCCGGGCCTGATCGTGTCCCCGCACATGAGCGGCGACATCATCGGCTGGCGCGACGAACTCGGCGCCCAGTTCGTGGATCTTTACGAACTCTGGGCGAGCGGGGAGCCACTGAAGAACGTGGTCGACAAGCAGCGTGGGTACGTACCTGGTCACTGA
- a CDS encoding amidase, giving the protein MTELTDLTAVRLLDGYRKGEWSPVEATRAALERAEAIQPEVNAFVRLTGEDALARARESEERWRRGEPRGLLDGVPVTVKDILLQRGAPTLRGSKAVDPAGRWDEDAPSVARLREHGAVFIGKTTTPEFGWKGVTDSPLNGVTRNPYDPSRTAGGSSGGSAAAVALGAGPLSLGTDGGGSVRIPASFCGIFALKPTYGRVPLYPASAFGTLAHVGPMTRDAADSALLMDVIGHPDSRDWSALAPPPGAYTEGLAGGVRGLRVAYSPSLGGQVAVRPEVATAVRRAVERLAELGAYVTETDPDLTDPVEAFHTLWFSGAARVTEHLGPHQRELLDPGLREICDQGARYSALDYLAAVDVRMDLGRRMGRFHDTYDLLLTPTLPITAFEAGPEVPKGSGHRRWTGWTPFTYPFNMTQQPAASVPVGADGDGLPIGLQLVAARHRDDLVLRAAHALYEAGVASAGRVRPSGS; this is encoded by the coding sequence ATGACCGAGCTCACCGACCTGACCGCCGTACGGCTCCTCGACGGGTACCGCAAGGGCGAGTGGAGTCCCGTGGAGGCGACGCGGGCGGCTCTGGAGCGGGCCGAGGCGATTCAGCCGGAGGTGAATGCCTTCGTCCGGCTGACGGGCGAGGACGCGCTGGCCCGGGCCCGGGAGTCGGAGGAGCGATGGCGGCGCGGGGAGCCGCGGGGGCTGCTGGACGGGGTGCCCGTCACGGTGAAGGACATCCTGCTGCAGCGCGGCGCGCCGACCCTGCGCGGGTCGAAGGCCGTGGATCCGGCGGGGCGCTGGGACGAGGACGCCCCGTCCGTGGCCCGGCTGCGGGAGCACGGGGCGGTCTTCATCGGCAAGACGACGACGCCCGAGTTCGGCTGGAAGGGCGTGACGGACTCGCCGCTGAACGGCGTGACGCGCAATCCGTACGACCCCTCGCGCACCGCCGGCGGATCGAGCGGCGGCAGCGCGGCGGCCGTGGCGCTCGGCGCGGGACCGCTGTCGCTGGGCACGGACGGCGGCGGCAGTGTCCGGATCCCGGCGTCGTTCTGCGGGATCTTCGCGCTGAAGCCGACGTACGGGCGGGTGCCGCTGTATCCGGCGAGCGCGTTCGGGACGCTGGCGCACGTCGGGCCGATGACCCGGGACGCGGCGGACTCGGCGCTGCTGATGGATGTGATCGGCCACCCGGACTCGCGTGACTGGTCCGCGCTCGCCCCGCCGCCGGGTGCGTACACGGAGGGCCTGGCGGGCGGGGTGCGCGGGCTGCGTGTGGCCTACTCGCCGTCGCTGGGCGGGCAGGTGGCGGTGCGCCCGGAGGTCGCGACGGCGGTGCGGCGGGCGGTGGAGCGGCTGGCGGAGCTCGGCGCGTACGTCACGGAGACCGACCCGGACCTCACCGACCCGGTGGAGGCCTTCCACACCCTGTGGTTCAGCGGGGCGGCCCGGGTGACCGAGCACCTCGGCCCGCATCAGCGGGAATTGCTGGACCCGGGTCTCAGGGAGATCTGCGACCAGGGGGCCCGCTACTCGGCGCTGGACTATCTGGCCGCGGTGGACGTCCGGATGGATCTGGGCCGCCGGATGGGCCGCTTCCACGACACCTACGACCTGCTGCTCACCCCGACCCTGCCGATCACGGCGTTCGAGGCGGGCCCCGAGGTGCCGAAGGGATCGGGCCACCGGCGCTGGACGGGCTGGACACCGTTCACGTACCCGTTCAACATGACGCAGCAGCCCGCGGCGAGCGTGCCGGTCGGCGCCGACGGGGACGGTCTGCCGATCGGTCTGCAGCTCGTGGCCGCCCGGCACCGGGACGATCTGGTGCTGCGGGCGGCCCACGCGCTGTACGAGGCCGGCGTGGCGTCCGCCGGCCGGGTCAGGCCCTCCGGAAGCTGA
- a CDS encoding maleate cis-trans isomerase family protein gives MDVSFLGGPSPQRGVGVVAPFDFALDRELWRWVPDEVSLHMTRTPFVPVEVSLDLARLVSEHETLSEAVRTINAVAPEVIAYACTSGSFVGGVMGERAMCEAMSRAGAVPAITTSGGLLEALVELDVRKVALVTPYTVSVTQSLEAYVAQAGVTISGCAFMGLTRHIWKVPYREVVDMAREAVRGDADALFISCTNLPTYDVIPQLEAELRIPVISANQVTMWAALRRLGTRAVGPYQALINPEARAGLGSPGVDPGPVVPEEEQQQEGWT, from the coding sequence ATGGACGTCTCATTTCTCGGCGGGCCCAGCCCGCAGCGGGGGGTCGGCGTTGTCGCTCCCTTCGACTTCGCACTCGACCGCGAGCTGTGGCGCTGGGTGCCGGACGAGGTCTCCCTCCATATGACACGAACACCGTTCGTGCCGGTCGAGGTGAGCCTCGATCTGGCCCGCCTGGTCAGCGAGCACGAGACGCTGAGCGAGGCGGTCCGCACCATCAACGCGGTCGCCCCCGAGGTCATCGCCTACGCCTGTACGTCGGGCAGCTTCGTCGGCGGCGTCATGGGCGAGCGCGCGATGTGCGAGGCGATGAGCCGGGCCGGTGCCGTACCGGCGATCACCACCTCGGGCGGGCTGCTGGAGGCCCTGGTGGAGCTGGACGTCAGGAAGGTGGCGCTGGTGACGCCGTACACGGTGTCGGTGACGCAGTCGCTGGAGGCCTACGTCGCCCAGGCCGGCGTCACGATCTCCGGGTGTGCCTTCATGGGCCTGACCCGGCACATCTGGAAGGTCCCCTACCGGGAGGTGGTGGACATGGCGCGGGAGGCCGTGCGCGGCGACGCCGACGCCCTGTTCATCAGCTGTACCAACCTGCCCACCTACGACGTCATCCCGCAGCTGGAGGCCGAGCTGCGGATCCCGGTGATCTCGGCCAACCAAGTGACGATGTGGGCTGCGCTGCGCCGACTGGGTACCCGTGCGGTGGGACCGTATCAAGCGCTGATCAACCCGGAGGCGCGCGCCGGTCTCGGATCGCCGGGGGTGGACCCCGGACCTGTAGTGCCGGAAGAAGAGCAGCAGCAGGAAGGCTGGACATGA
- a CDS encoding DUF3830 family protein — protein MADRYIELSLVKRDVTCTAKLLDDRAPITCAAVWDSLPLAGDVYHAKYARNEIYALFPPFAETEPPLENPTITPIPGDLCYFTFAGAELGTKSYGYDREVRAGTTLVDLALFYERNNLLLNGDVGWVPGIVWGQVVDGLENMAEACNDLWRSGAAGETLSFRRA, from the coding sequence ATGGCTGATCGCTACATCGAACTCTCGCTGGTCAAGCGTGACGTGACCTGCACGGCCAAGCTGCTGGACGACCGCGCGCCGATCACCTGCGCGGCCGTCTGGGATTCCCTTCCGCTGGCCGGGGACGTCTACCACGCGAAGTACGCACGCAATGAGATCTACGCCCTTTTCCCGCCATTCGCCGAAACCGAACCACCCCTGGAGAACCCGACCATCACTCCCATCCCCGGCGATCTGTGTTATTTCACCTTCGCCGGGGCGGAGCTGGGCACCAAGTCCTACGGCTACGACCGCGAGGTCCGCGCCGGGACCACGCTCGTCGACCTGGCCCTGTTCTACGAGCGCAACAACCTGCTGCTGAACGGCGATGTCGGCTGGGTCCCCGGCATCGTCTGGGGCCAGGTCGTCGACGGCCTGGAGAACATGGCCGAGGCGTGCAACGACCTGTGGAGGTCGGGAGCGGCGGGGGAGACCCTCAGCTTCCGGAGGGCCTGA
- the ehuA gene encoding ectoine/hydroxyectoine ABC transporter ATP-binding protein EhuA produces MPTDTLPTPGTDPEKNPAKSTGELIRLEQVTKRFGQNTVLDHLDFSVDAGKHVTLIGPSGSGKTTILRLLMTLLKPDEGTITVDGQKLFPASDKEVREVRKKIGMVFQQFNLFPNMTVLRNLTEAPVTVLGMSKDEAVERAKGLLDMVGLSDKCDAHPAQLSGGQQQRVAIARALAMQPQVLLLDEVTSALDPELVAGVLDLLRDIARSTDITMLCVTHEMNFARDISDQVLMFDSGRVIESGPPEKIFSDPELDRTREFLSAVL; encoded by the coding sequence TTGCCCACTGACACTCTCCCCACCCCCGGGACCGATCCCGAGAAGAACCCCGCCAAGAGCACCGGCGAGCTGATCCGGCTGGAACAGGTCACCAAGCGGTTCGGCCAGAACACCGTCCTGGACCACCTGGACTTCTCCGTCGACGCCGGCAAGCACGTCACCCTGATCGGGCCGTCCGGCTCCGGCAAGACGACGATCCTGCGGCTGCTGATGACCCTGCTCAAGCCCGACGAGGGCACGATCACGGTCGACGGGCAGAAGCTGTTCCCCGCCTCCGACAAGGAGGTGCGCGAGGTCCGCAAGAAGATCGGGATGGTGTTCCAGCAGTTCAACCTGTTCCCGAACATGACCGTGCTGCGCAACCTCACCGAGGCGCCGGTCACCGTCCTCGGCATGTCGAAGGACGAGGCGGTGGAGCGGGCCAAGGGCCTGCTGGACATGGTGGGCCTGTCCGACAAGTGCGACGCCCACCCCGCCCAGCTCTCCGGCGGCCAGCAGCAGCGCGTGGCGATCGCCCGGGCGCTGGCGATGCAGCCCCAGGTGCTGCTGCTGGACGAGGTGACCTCGGCGCTCGACCCGGAGCTGGTCGCGGGCGTGCTGGACCTGCTGCGGGACATCGCCCGCAGCACGGACATCACCATGCTCTGTGTGACCCACGAGATGAATTTCGCCCGGGACATCTCCGATCAGGTACTGATGTTCGACTCGGGCCGGGTCATCGAGTCGGGCCCGCCGGAGAAGATCTTCAGCGACCCGGAGCTGGACCGCACGAGGGAGTTCCTCAGCGCAGTCCTCTGA
- the ehuC gene encoding ectoine/hydroxyectoine ABC transporter permease subunit EhuC has translation MTSGLWELVLKGVWTTVQLLVCSALLGAAVSFVVGVARSHRLRIVRFLAGFYTEVFRGTSALVMIFWVFFVLPVAFGWQLVPLWAGTLALGLTYGAYGAEIVRGALGSVDPAQQEGGIALSFTPWQRLRLILLPQAVPEMIPPFSNLLIELLKGTALVSITGMGDLTFSANLVRLALQESAEIYTYILLIYFVIAFLLTRVMRGLEKKLKTGVGKKPDGKTRAPEPAVVEGVR, from the coding sequence ATGACCTCGGGACTCTGGGAACTCGTACTCAAGGGCGTGTGGACCACCGTCCAGCTGCTCGTCTGCAGCGCTCTGCTGGGCGCGGCCGTCTCCTTCGTGGTCGGCGTCGCGCGCAGCCACCGGCTGCGGATCGTCCGCTTCCTCGCGGGCTTCTACACCGAGGTGTTCCGCGGCACCTCCGCCCTGGTCATGATCTTCTGGGTGTTCTTCGTGCTGCCGGTCGCCTTCGGCTGGCAGCTCGTACCCCTGTGGGCGGGCACGCTCGCGCTCGGGCTGACCTACGGCGCGTACGGCGCGGAGATCGTGCGCGGCGCGCTGGGCTCGGTCGACCCGGCGCAGCAGGAGGGCGGCATCGCGCTCAGCTTCACGCCCTGGCAGCGGCTGCGGCTGATCCTGCTGCCGCAGGCGGTGCCGGAGATGATCCCGCCGTTCTCGAATCTGCTGATCGAGCTGCTCAAGGGCACCGCGCTGGTGTCGATCACGGGCATGGGCGATCTGACGTTCAGCGCGAACCTGGTGCGCCTGGCGCTGCAGGAGAGCGCGGAGATCTACACGTACATCCTGCTGATCTACTTCGTGATCGCCTTCCTGCTCACCCGGGTCATGCGCGGACTGGAGAAGAAGCTCAAGACCGGGGTCGGGAAGAAGCCCGACGGCAAGACCCGGGCGCCTGAGCCGGCCGTGGTGGAGGGGGTCCGATGA